Proteins encoded within one genomic window of Saccharomyces mikatae IFO 1815 strain IFO1815 genome assembly, chromosome: 15:
- the THI20 gene encoding trifunctional hydroxymethylpyrimidine kinase/phosphomethylpyrimidine kinase/thiaminase (similar to Saccharomyces cerevisiae THI20 (YOL055C); ancestral locus Anc_3.174), translated as MTYSTVSINTPPPYLTLASNEKLPTVLSIAGTDPSGGAGIEADVKTITAHRCYAMTCITALNAQTPVKVYSINNTPKEVVSQTLEANLQDMRCDVIKTGMLTAAAIEVLHEKLLQLGENRPKLVVDPVLVATSGSSLAGKDIVSLITEKIAPFADILTPNIPECFKLLGEERKVRKLQDIFEVAKDLAKITKCSNILVKGGHIPWNDENEKYITDVLYLDNEQKFIVFKGNFVNTTHTHGTGCTLASSIASNLARGYSLPQSVYGGIEYVQNAVAIGCDVTKETVKNNGPINHVYAVEIPLEKMLNDECFTATDVVPKKPLKSAADNVPGGNFYEYLINHPKVKPHWDSYVNHEFVKKVADGTLDRKKFQFFIEQDYAYLVDYARVHCIAGSKAPCLGDMEKELVIVGAVRNEMGQHEKRLKEEFGVDNPDYFQKIQRGPALKAYSRYFNDVSRRGNWQELVAALTPCLMGYGEALTRMKGKVTVATGSVYHEWCETYASSWYREAMVEGEKLLNHILETYPLEQLDTLVTIYAEVCELETNFWTAALEYQ; from the coding sequence ATGACCTATTCTACAGTTAGCATCAACACACCTCCACCCTACCTTACTTTAGCCagcaatgaaaaattgccAACAGTTTTATCGATTGCTGGAACAGACCCAAGTGGTGGTGCTGGTATCGAAGCTGATGTGAAAACTATCACTGCGCACAGATGTTACGCCATGACATGTATCACCGCATTGAATGCTCAAACTCCAGTTAAGGTATACAGCATTAATAACACTCCAAAAGAAGTGGTTTCTCAAACTTTGGAAGCTAACCTACAGGATATGAGATGTGACGTCATCAAGACAGGTATGCTTACGGCTGCTGCTATTGAGGTCTTGCACGAAAAGCTGTTACAGCTAGGTGAAAATAGACCAAAATTAGTGGTTGACCCAGTTCTTGTCGCTACTTCTGGTTCTTCTTTGGCCGGAAAAGATATAGTTAGTTTAATTACTGAGAAAATCGCTCCTTTTGCTGATATTTTGACTCCCAACATTCCAGAGTGTTTCAAGTTGTTGGGTGAGGAAAGGAAAGTTAGAAAATTAcaagatatttttgaagtcGCTAAAGACCTTGCTAAAATCACCAAGTGTTCCAATATCTTAGTGAAAGGTGGCCATATTCCATGGAAtgacgaaaatgaaaagtataTTACTGACGTTCTTTACTTGGATAATGAACAGAAGTTCATCGTTTTCAAAGGCAATTTTGTTAACACTACGCATACCCATGGTACTGGGTGCACTCTAGCTTCTTCCATTGCATCTAACTTGGCTCGTGGCTATTCTCTCCCCCAGTCTGTTTATGGTGGTATTGAATACGTCCAAAATGCCGTGGCCATTGGCTGTGATGTTACCAAAGAAACTGTCAAGAACAATGGGCCAATTAATCATGTCTATGCTGTAGAAATCCCATTAGAAAAAATGCTCAACGATGAATGTTTCACTGCAACGGATGTCGTACCTAAAAAACCACTCAAAAGTGCTGCTGACAACGTTCCAGGTGGCAATTTCTACGAATATCTGATTAACCATCCTAAAGTCAAGCCACACTGGGACTCCTACGTGAACCACGAATTCGTTAAAAAGGTTGCTGATGGTACATTAGATCGTAAGAAGTTCCAGTTCTTTATTGAACAAGATTATGCATACTTGGTGGATTATGCTAGAGTTCACTGCATTGCAGGTAGTAAAGCTCCATGCTTAGGAGATATGGAAAAGGAGTTGGTCATTGTCGGAGCTGTTCGTAATGAAATGGGCCAACATGAAAAGAGactaaaagaagaatttggaGTTGATAATCCTGATTACTTCCAAAAGATCCAGAGAGGTCCCGCATTAAAAGCTTACTCTCGTTACTTTAACGACGTTTCCAGGAGAGGTAACTGGCAAGAATTGGTCGCGGCCCTTACGCCTTGTTTAATGGGTTATGGTGAAGCTTTGACTAGGATGAAGGGTAAAGTCACTGTAGCCACGGGCTCCGTTTACCATGAATGGTGTGAAACCTATGCCTCTTCGTGGTATCGTGAAGCCATGGTAGAAGGTGAAAAGCTTTTGAATCATATTTTAGAGACATATCCTTTAGAACAACTTGACACTTTAGTGACAATCTACGCTGAAGTTTGTGAATTGGAAACGAATTTCTGGACCGCTGCCCTTGAATACCAATAG
- the SMKI15G1070 gene encoding uncharacterized protein, with protein sequence MEENSTIHIALSTHADAMRSIDGDEISRLFVLFPYYGIIEALKMLHNDTYTGYADAVLTEYALDGVLDDYGECADLISNAKSSVLEK encoded by the coding sequence ATGGAAGAGAACAGTACAATTCATATCGCGCTATCTACCCATGCTGATGCTATGCGGTCGATTGACGGTGATGAGATCAGTAGGCTCTTTGTGCTTTTTCCATACTACGGCATAATTGAAGCGTTGAAAATGCTTCATAATGACACTTACACTGGGTATGCTGACGCGGTACTCACCGAATACGCGTTGGATGGCGTTCTTGATGATTATGGAGAATGTGCAGACCTGATTTCAAATGCCAAAAGCTCAGTTTTAGAGAAATAG